In the genome of Fusobacterium necrogenes, one region contains:
- a CDS encoding chorismate mutase, translating into MNKLEEARVKINEIDREMAELFVERMKAVEKVIEYKFQHNMKILDSNREKDIIQKNKAFIIEKKYERYYLSFILEIMRISKEYQGDILGRKD; encoded by the coding sequence ATGAATAAATTAGAAGAAGCAAGAGTTAAAATAAATGAAATAGATAGAGAAATGGCTGAGCTTTTTGTAGAAAGAATGAAAGCTGTAGAAAAAGTAATAGAATATAAGTTCCAACATAATATGAAAATTTTAGATAGTAATAGAGAAAAAGATATCATTCAAAAAAATAAAGCTTTTATTATTGAAAAGAAATACGAAAGATACTACTTGAGTTTTATTCTTGAAATAATGAGGATCTCAAAAGAGTATCAAGGAGATATTTTGGGAAGAAAAGATTGA
- a CDS encoding NUDIX hydrolase, which yields MKNVILKEIKEESGLTNIRFLSENIFSLEVLTVAGHMKNGEYISSHLHLNLTFLLEANTTEKLFIKHDEIVT from the coding sequence TTGAAAAATGTAATTTTGAAAGAAATAAAAGAAGAAAGTGGGCTAACTAATATTAGGTTTCTATCTGAAAATATTTTTTCTTTAGAAGTACTTACAGTAGCAGGGCATATGAAAAATGGAGAATATATTTCTTCACATCTCCATTTGAATTTGACATTTTTATTAGAAGCTAATACTACTGAAAAATTATTTATAAAACATGATGAAATAGTAACTTAG
- a CDS encoding RloB domain-containing protein, with translation MNVTWSNEAIELWFLLHFEFISTGISREQYIGKLNFYFKKIV, from the coding sequence ATAAATGTTACTTGGTCTAATGAAGCTATTGAACTATGGTTCTTACTTCATTTTGAATTTATTAGTACTGGAATTTCAAGGGAACAGTATATTGGAAAATTAAACTTCTACTTTAAAAAAATAGTATAA
- a CDS encoding AAA family ATPase — MLIQFSFKNFKSFKDEVTLDMTASSIKEHTDKLIENGNEKYLKVTAIYGANACGKSNVIEAFSHMKRIILDSFTEEAKWENIPLKRFAFDEESKTLIVCLKSFLNTIMKYINMALN; from the coding sequence ATGTTAATACAATTTTCTTTTAAAAATTTTAAATCTTTTAAAGATGAAGTAACTCTTGATATGACAGCTTCTTCAATCAAAGAACATACAGATAAATTAATTGAAAATGGAAATGAAAAATATCTTAAAGTTACAGCTATATATGGTGCTAATGCCTGTGGAAAATCTAATGTTATAGAAGCTTTTTCCCATATGAAAAGAATTATTTTAGATTCTTTTACTGAAGAAGCAAAGTGGGAAAATATCCCTCTAAAGAGATTTGCTTTTGATGAAGAGAGTAAAACTCTAATAGTATGTTTGAAGTCTTTTTTAAATACAATAATGAAGTATATCAATATGGCTTTGAATTAG
- a CDS encoding adenylosuccinate synthase: protein MAGYVVVGTQWGDEGKGKIIDVLADRADYVVRFQGGNNAGHTVVVNGEKFILHLLPSGMLHGNGKCIIGPGVVVDPKVLLKELDTLEEKGAKVDHLFISDRAHIIMPYHIRIDELNEETSGENKIGTTKRGIGPCYADKINRIGIRAVDFLNMDIFAEKLKRFLEKKNQIITKIYESEPLSYEKILADYTGYADRLRHRIIDSIPEINKALDEDKLVLFEGAQAMMLDINYGTYPYVTSSSPTTGGVTTGVGVSPRKITKGIGVMKAYTTRVGEGPFVTELNDELGEKLRQIGGEYGATTGRPRRCGWLDLVVGKYAVDINGLTDIVITKIDVLSGLDTVKICVAYEIDGKRYDYVPASTEILYRAKPIYEELPGWKEDISQMKTYEELPENCKKYIKRMEEFLNCPISVVSVGPDRSQNIHIREI from the coding sequence ATGGCTGGATATGTAGTAGTAGGGACTCAATGGGGTGACGAAGGAAAAGGAAAAATAATAGATGTATTAGCAGATAGAGCTGATTATGTTGTGAGATTTCAAGGTGGTAATAATGCTGGACATACAGTAGTAGTAAATGGAGAGAAGTTTATACTTCATCTACTACCATCTGGAATGTTACATGGAAATGGAAAATGTATAATAGGTCCAGGTGTTGTTGTAGATCCTAAAGTATTACTAAAGGAATTAGATACATTGGAAGAAAAAGGTGCTAAAGTAGATCATTTATTTATTAGTGATAGAGCTCATATAATTATGCCTTATCACATAAGAATAGATGAGTTAAATGAAGAAACTAGTGGAGAAAATAAGATAGGAACTACTAAAAGAGGAATTGGGCCGTGTTATGCTGATAAAATAAACAGAATTGGAATAAGAGCTGTAGATTTTTTAAATATGGATATCTTTGCTGAAAAATTAAAAAGATTTTTAGAAAAGAAGAATCAAATAATAACAAAGATATATGAATCAGAGCCACTTTCTTATGAAAAAATATTAGCTGACTACACAGGATATGCTGATAGATTAAGACATAGAATAATAGACTCTATACCAGAAATAAATAAAGCATTAGATGAAGATAAATTAGTTCTATTTGAAGGAGCTCAAGCTATGATGCTTGATATAAATTATGGAACTTATCCATATGTAACATCTTCATCACCTACTACTGGAGGAGTTACTACAGGAGTAGGTGTTTCTCCTAGAAAAATAACTAAAGGTATAGGAGTAATGAAAGCTTATACTACAAGAGTTGGAGAGGGACCTTTTGTTACTGAATTAAATGATGAGTTAGGTGAAAAATTAAGACAAATAGGTGGAGAGTATGGAGCAACTACAGGAAGACCTAGAAGATGTGGTTGGTTAGACTTAGTAGTTGGGAAATATGCTGTGGATATCAACGGACTTACAGATATAGTTATTACTAAGATAGATGTATTAAGTGGATTAGATACAGTAAAAATTTGTGTAGCTTATGAGATAGATGGAAAGAGATATGATTACGTTCCAGCATCTACTGAGATACTATATAGAGCAAAACCTATATATGAAGAGTTACCAGGATGGAAAGAAGATATCTCTCAAATGAAAACTTATGAAGAGTTACCAGAAAACTGTAAAAAATATATCAAAAGAATGGAGGAATTTTTAAATTGTCCAATATCAGTTGTTTCAGTTGGACCTGATAGAAGTCAGAATATACACATAAGAGAAATATAA
- a CDS encoding Tex family protein, with product MEKIFEQVAKELELSPVQVINTMQLLDEGATVPFIARYRKEVTNNLDEIEIGKILETVTYQRNLEKRKEEVIRLIEEQGKLTDEIVKSVALATKLQEVEDIYFPYRKKRKTKADTAKERGLEPLSDYILEAVSNEAVTEKAKDFITEEVSNVDEAIEGAMLILAQNISETPAYREQIREMMLNKGVITTKESKKAKELDIKKVYSDYYQYSESISKIPSHRILAVNRGESEEILSVSIGFENEVRTRVERLILKDFKNKNLQDIYQKIVVDALDRLILPSIEREVRNILTDKAEKEAIKVFKENLKNLLMQPPLREKSILALDPGYRTGCKVAIIDKNGFYVENDVFFLIEEMHTPKQLETAEKKIVNYVNKYNIDIIVIGNGTASRETENFVANVIKKHDLSAKYLISNEAGASIYSASKIAAEEFPDLDVTVRGAISIGRRVQDPLAELVKIDPKSIGVGMYQHDVNQGRLDESLESVIAYVVNSVGVNLNTASWALLSHISGIKRNIAKNIVDYRKENGNFQNRKELLRVKGIGAKAYEQMAGFLVIVDGENILDNTIIHPESYYIAEELLTEAGLTVGEYRVNLNVARERLKGFDYNKFAKEKGYGAETVKDIYEALIRDRRDPRDSFEKPLLKSDILKIENLQPGMELEGTVRNVVKFGAFIDIGLKNDALLHISEISNKFIDDPSKVLSVGQIIKVRIKDIDKERERVGLTKKEK from the coding sequence ATGGAAAAGATATTTGAACAGGTAGCAAAGGAATTGGAATTATCTCCAGTTCAAGTAATAAATACTATGCAACTTTTAGATGAAGGAGCAACTGTTCCTTTTATAGCTAGATATAGAAAGGAAGTTACTAATAATCTTGATGAAATAGAGATTGGAAAAATTTTAGAGACAGTTACTTATCAAAGAAATTTAGAGAAAAGAAAAGAAGAGGTAATTAGACTTATTGAAGAGCAAGGAAAACTTACTGATGAAATAGTAAAGTCAGTTGCTTTAGCAACTAAACTTCAAGAGGTAGAAGATATATATTTTCCTTATAGAAAAAAGAGAAAAACTAAGGCAGATACAGCAAAAGAAAGAGGATTAGAACCACTTTCTGATTATATATTAGAAGCTGTATCAAATGAGGCAGTAACTGAAAAAGCAAAGGACTTTATAACAGAAGAAGTTTCTAATGTAGATGAAGCAATAGAAGGAGCTATGCTTATATTAGCTCAAAATATATCTGAAACTCCTGCTTATAGAGAACAAATCAGAGAGATGATGCTTAATAAAGGAGTAATTACAACTAAAGAAAGTAAGAAAGCAAAAGAGTTAGATATAAAAAAAGTTTATTCTGACTATTATCAATATAGTGAGTCTATATCTAAAATACCTTCTCATAGAATTTTAGCTGTAAATAGAGGAGAGAGTGAAGAGATACTATCTGTTTCAATAGGATTTGAAAATGAAGTAAGAACAAGAGTAGAAAGACTTATACTAAAGGATTTTAAAAATAAAAATCTTCAAGATATTTATCAAAAAATAGTAGTAGATGCATTAGATAGATTGATACTTCCTTCTATTGAAAGAGAGGTAAGAAATATCTTAACAGATAAAGCAGAAAAAGAAGCAATTAAAGTGTTCAAAGAAAATTTGAAAAATCTTTTGATGCAACCACCTTTGCGAGAAAAAAGTATATTAGCACTAGATCCAGGTTATAGAACAGGATGTAAGGTAGCTATAATAGATAAGAATGGTTTTTATGTAGAAAATGATGTATTTTTTTTAATAGAAGAAATGCATACTCCAAAACAATTAGAAACTGCTGAAAAAAAGATAGTCAATTACGTAAATAAATATAATATAGATATAATAGTAATAGGAAATGGAACTGCATCAAGAGAAACAGAAAATTTTGTGGCAAATGTAATAAAAAAACATGATTTAAGTGCGAAATATCTTATATCAAATGAAGCGGGAGCTTCTATTTATTCAGCTTCAAAAATAGCAGCTGAAGAATTTCCAGACCTAGATGTAACTGTAAGGGGTGCTATTTCAATAGGAAGGAGAGTACAAGATCCACTTGCTGAATTAGTTAAAATAGATCCTAAATCTATAGGAGTAGGTATGTATCAACATGATGTAAATCAAGGTAGATTAGATGAATCTTTAGAGAGTGTAATAGCCTATGTGGTAAACAGTGTTGGAGTGAATTTAAATACAGCTTCTTGGGCATTGCTTTCACATATTTCAGGAATAAAAAGAAATATAGCTAAAAACATAGTTGATTATAGAAAAGAAAATGGAAACTTTCAAAATAGAAAAGAGCTTTTAAGGGTAAAAGGAATAGGAGCAAAAGCTTATGAACAGATGGCAGGTTTTCTTGTAATAGTAGATGGTGAGAATATATTGGATAATACAATAATTCATCCAGAGTCATATTATATAGCTGAAGAGTTGTTGACCGAGGCAGGACTTACAGTAGGAGAGTATAGAGTTAATTTGAATGTAGCTAGAGAAAGATTGAAAGGATTCGATTATAATAAATTTGCTAAAGAAAAAGGATATGGAGCAGAAACAGTAAAGGATATATATGAAGCTTTAATTAGAGATAGAAGAGACCCAAGAGATAGTTTTGAAAAGCCGTTACTAAAGTCAGATATATTGAAAATTGAGAATTTGCAACCTGGAATGGAGTTGGAGGGAACTGTTAGAAATGTCGTAAAATTTGGAGCCTTTATAGACATAGGCTTAAAAAATGATGCACTTTTACATATTTCAGAAATTTCAAATAAGTTTATAGATGATCCAAGTAAAGTTTTGTCAGTGGGGCAAATTATTAAAGTTAGGATAAAAGATATTGATAAAGAAAGAGAGAGAGTAGGATTAACTAAGAAGGAGAAATAG
- a CDS encoding 3-deoxy-D-manno-octulosonic acid transferase — MFYQIIRRILQPFILILMMIGGRKGEFLKKRLKQDFSSLKKEEYIWVHCSSVGEINLSETLIKKLLENRNERILLTMFTDTGIGVARDKFRKNERVDIFYFPLDDRKNILDILKRIKLNLLILVETEIWPNLITEIGKKSKVIIVNGRISDRSFKRYQKLSSYLKKIFLCVDRFYMQSNEDSRRIIEIGAEKNRVEILGNLKFDISFQKYNDKEKRELQSLFNIDGRKIFTAGSSRSGEYEVLLDTFKELKDTLLVLVPRHIERTPKIEEIIKEYGFSYKKYSEIDSKKEKTDIVIVDKIGILRKIYSITDIAFVGGTLVNIGGHSLLEPLFYGKTPIFGPYLQNVKEISREILELGLGYKVTNVKDFLEAIKEIDVKQESSIEKIKELFEKNSRTADKIVERIKKLI, encoded by the coding sequence ATGTTTTATCAAATAATTAGAAGGATATTACAACCTTTTATTCTAATTTTAATGATGATAGGTGGAAGAAAGGGAGAGTTCTTAAAAAAAAGATTGAAACAAGATTTTTCTTCACTAAAAAAAGAAGAGTATATATGGGTACACTGTTCATCAGTAGGAGAGATAAATCTTTCTGAAACTCTAATAAAAAAACTTTTAGAGAATAGAAATGAAAGAATACTTCTGACTATGTTTACTGACACTGGAATAGGAGTAGCCAGAGATAAATTTAGAAAAAATGAGAGAGTAGATATTTTTTATTTTCCATTAGATGATAGAAAAAACATTTTAGATATTTTAAAGAGAATAAAGTTAAATCTATTGATTTTAGTAGAAACTGAGATTTGGCCAAATCTAATAACAGAGATTGGGAAAAAATCGAAAGTCATTATAGTAAATGGAAGAATTTCTGATAGGAGCTTTAAGAGATATCAAAAGCTATCTAGTTATTTGAAAAAAATATTTTTGTGTGTAGACAGATTTTATATGCAAAGTAATGAAGATAGTAGAAGAATAATAGAGATAGGTGCTGAAAAAAATAGAGTAGAAATTCTTGGAAATTTAAAATTTGATATATCTTTTCAAAAGTATAATGATAAGGAGAAAAGAGAGTTACAAAGTTTATTTAATATAGATGGTAGAAAAATTTTTACTGCTGGAAGTAGTAGAAGTGGAGAGTATGAGGTTTTACTTGATACATTTAAAGAATTAAAAGATACATTATTGGTTTTAGTCCCTAGACATATAGAGAGAACTCCTAAGATAGAAGAGATTATAAAAGAGTATGGATTTAGTTATAAAAAATATAGTGAGATAGATAGCAAAAAAGAAAAAACTGACATAGTTATAGTAGACAAAATAGGAATATTAAGAAAGATATACTCAATTACAGACATAGCTTTTGTAGGAGGAACTTTAGTAAATATTGGGGGGCATAGTTTACTTGAACCATTATTTTATGGAAAGACTCCCATATTTGGTCCATATTTACAAAATGTAAAGGAGATATCTAGAGAGATATTAGAGTTGGGATTAGGTTATAAAGTAACTAATGTAAAAGATTTTTTAGAAGCTATTAAAGAGATAGATGTAAAACAAGAAAGTTCTATTGAAAAAATAAAAGAGCTATTTGAGAAAAATAGTAGAACAGCAGATAAGATTGTAGAGAGAATAAAAAAATTAATATAA
- the cmk gene encoding (d)CMP kinase, with translation MKEFIVTVDGPAGSGKSTIAKIIAKKYGFTYLDTGAMYRMIALYALKNSIDLQDSKAIETMLKNTKLDIVGNQFFLNGKDVSDEIRTPRVSAIVSPVSAIKEVRVKLVDLQREISKGKSVILDGRDIGTVVFPNGDVKIYLVASPEERAKRRLKEYEEKGVEADYESVLTSIKERDFIDSTRKESPLKKAEDAHEIDSSTMSIDEVVEVISKYIDEKIGV, from the coding sequence ATGAAAGAGTTTATAGTTACAGTAGATGGACCTGCTGGAAGTGGAAAGAGTACAATAGCTAAAATAATAGCTAAAAAGTATGGATTTACATACCTAGATACTGGAGCTATGTATAGAATGATAGCCCTTTATGCTTTAAAGAATAGTATTGACTTACAAGATAGCAAAGCTATTGAAACTATGCTTAAAAATACAAAGTTAGATATTGTAGGAAATCAATTTTTTCTAAATGGAAAAGATGTTTCTGATGAGATAAGAACTCCTAGAGTAAGTGCAATAGTATCTCCAGTGTCTGCAATAAAAGAGGTAAGAGTAAAACTTGTAGATTTACAAAGAGAAATAAGCAAAGGAAAAAGTGTTATCTTAGATGGTAGAGATATAGGTACAGTAGTATTTCCAAATGGAGATGTAAAGATATATTTAGTAGCTTCTCCAGAGGAAAGAGCCAAAAGAAGACTTAAGGAGTATGAAGAAAAAGGAGTAGAGGCTGATTATGAATCAGTATTAACATCTATTAAAGAGAGAGATTTTATAGATTCTACTAGAAAGGAAAGTCCTCTAAAAAAAGCTGAAGATGCTCATGAAATAGATAGTAGTACTATGAGTATTGATGAGGTAGTAGAGGTTATTTCTAAATATATAGATGAAAAAATAGGAGTTTAG
- a CDS encoding carbon-nitrogen hydrolase family protein, whose amino-acid sequence MKIGILQLDISKDINKNITKISKIISNNNADIFILPELSDRGYLYNNREELFSIATELEKNILINKLKNITLENKKSVIVGVAEKDGEKIYNSAIIIDKGQVIGAYRKIHLTDFEKNLFEAGEENKIFKVQGVNIGLQICFDVWFPEISREQLNLGADLIFILGNFGGITTYEICKIRAIENLIPVILCNRVGKEENNSLSTSFLGNSTIYNYEGTQLIFPLKEKEIYLEFDIQEFRKNSNIMCKDFDFERKKGYFCGKERKDIEIYKR is encoded by the coding sequence ATGAAAATAGGAATTTTACAGCTAGATATTTCTAAGGATATAAATAAAAATATTACTAAAATTTCAAAAATAATTTCAAATAATAATGCTGATATATTTATTTTACCTGAACTATCAGATAGAGGATACCTTTATAATAATAGAGAAGAGCTTTTTTCTATAGCTACAGAATTAGAAAAAAATATTTTAATAAATAAGTTGAAAAATATAACATTAGAAAATAAGAAATCTGTAATAGTTGGAGTAGCTGAAAAAGATGGAGAAAAAATATATAACTCTGCTATTATAATAGATAAAGGACAGGTAATTGGAGCATATAGAAAAATTCATTTAACTGATTTTGAAAAGAATTTGTTTGAAGCTGGAGAGGAAAATAAAATTTTTAAAGTTCAGGGAGTAAATATAGGACTTCAAATATGCTTTGATGTGTGGTTTCCAGAAATATCAAGAGAACAATTAAATTTAGGAGCTGATTTAATTTTTATTCTAGGCAATTTTGGAGGAATAACAACATATGAAATTTGTAAAATAAGAGCTATTGAAAATTTAATTCCTGTTATTCTTTGTAATCGTGTTGGAAAAGAAGAAAATAATAGTTTATCAACAAGCTTTTTAGGAAATAGTACCATTTATAATTATGAGGGAACTCAATTAATTTTTCCTTTAAAAGAAAAAGAAATCTATTTAGAATTTGATATACAAGAGTTTAGAAAAAATTCAAATATAATGTGTAAAGATTTTGATTTTGAGAGAAAAAAGGGGTATTTTTGTGGAAAAGAAAGAAAAGATATTGAAATATATAAAAGATAA
- the trmB gene encoding tRNA (guanosine(46)-N7)-methyltransferase TrmB, with protein MEDLRENLWSHFFKSPRKNYNPYMFKLLEYPEYIIYDKKIMDSYKGKWHEFFGNNNPIYLEIGSGSGNFAQGMAKRYPERNHMGLELRFKRLVLSAVKVKRDGSTNALFLRRRGEEILEFVAENEVDGIYVNFPDPWEENEKNRVVQESFFKTLDVILKKGGMFYFKTDHDKYYQDVIDLVENLNGYRVVYYTSDLHKSEKVENNIKTEFEQLFLCKHNKNINYIEIEKIK; from the coding sequence ATGGAAGATTTAAGAGAAAATCTATGGAGCCACTTTTTCAAAAGTCCAAGAAAAAATTATAATCCATATATGTTTAAGCTTTTAGAATATCCAGAATATATCATATATGATAAGAAAATAATGGACTCTTATAAGGGAAAATGGCATGAGTTCTTTGGAAATAATAATCCTATATACTTAGAGATAGGTTCAGGTAGTGGAAATTTTGCACAAGGAATGGCAAAGAGATATCCTGAGAGAAATCATATGGGATTAGAACTTAGATTTAAAAGACTTGTACTATCAGCTGTAAAAGTAAAAAGAGATGGTTCTACAAATGCACTTTTCTTAAGAAGAAGAGGAGAAGAGATACTTGAGTTTGTAGCTGAAAATGAAGTTGATGGTATCTATGTAAATTTTCCAGATCCTTGGGAAGAAAATGAGAAAAATAGAGTTGTGCAAGAGAGTTTTTTCAAAACTTTAGATGTAATATTGAAAAAAGGTGGAATGTTTTACTTTAAAACTGATCATGATAAATATTATCAAGATGTAATTGATTTAGTAGAAAATTTAAATGGATATAGAGTGGTGTATTATACTTCAGATTTACATAAAAGTGAAAAAGTAGAAAATAATATAAAAACAGAGTTTGAACAACTGTTTTTATGTAAGCATAATAAAAATATTAACTATATTGAAATTGAAAAAATAAAGTAG
- a CDS encoding nucleotidyltransferase domain-containing protein produces MEKKEKILKYIKDKYNPISIFVYGSFNKGTNNQNSDFDSLIIVNEKVTSYDNTMISNTYLDLFIYTLEEIEHLQNLQNFVHLYNASLVLDNQNIGKNFLKKIKKYVDLNSLKSLEEKKHLSIWIDKMIERIKVKDTEGMYRYHWLIMDSLELYCIFRDKFFRGSKDTIEYLEKYDEVGYKLFCTSLKNFDIDNLEKWCLYIKTN; encoded by the coding sequence GTGGAAAAGAAAGAAAAGATATTGAAATATATAAAAGATAAATATAATCCTATAAGTATATTTGTCTATGGTTCTTTCAATAAAGGAACAAATAATCAAAACAGTGATTTTGATTCATTAATTATAGTAAATGAAAAAGTTACTTCGTACGATAATACTATGATTTCAAATACCTATTTAGATTTATTTATCTATACTTTAGAAGAAATTGAACACCTACAAAACCTACAAAATTTTGTACATCTTTATAATGCTTCTCTTGTATTGGATAACCAAAATATTGGGAAAAATTTCTTAAAAAAAATAAAAAAGTATGTGGACTTGAATTCCTTAAAATCTTTAGAAGAGAAAAAACATTTATCTATTTGGATTGATAAAATGATTGAAAGAATAAAAGTAAAAGATACAGAAGGAATGTATAGATATCATTGGTTGATAATGGACTCCTTGGAACTATATTGCATATTTCGTGATAAATTTTTTCGGGGTTCAAAGGATACTATAGAGTATTTAGAGAAATATGATGAAGTTGGATATAAATTATTTTGTACATCTTTAAAAAATTTTGATATTGATAATCTTGAAAAATGGTGTTTATATATTAAAACAAATTAA
- a CDS encoding AAA family ATPase, with translation MKIYSEMLNGLSEKTLILSFLANIKIGDIKNTYEWFKETKVLNLGTFNSGENLSEFLPKKLLKGDLKAKDNFNNFLSDIDVGIKDIKIEETNNEDKGKYSIFSIHLNNDTNNNEYLPISEESDGTLKMISLYSDIEKCLNNGGTIFIDELDVKLHPLLTKYLIQKFHNKNSNPNKAQLIYTTHDVINLKKENFRRDEIWFV, from the coding sequence TTGAAAATATATAGTGAAATGTTAAATGGACTTTCTGAAAAAACTCTTATCTTATCTTTCTTAGCTAATATTAAAATTGGAGATATAAAGAATACTTATGAGTGGTTCAAAGAAACTAAAGTTTTAAATCTAGGAACTTTTAATTCAGGAGAAAATTTATCTGAATTTTTACCAAAAAAGCTATTAAAAGGAGATTTAAAAGCTAAAGATAATTTCAATAATTTTCTTTCAGATATAGATGTAGGAATTAAAGATATAAAGATTGAGGAAACTAATAATGAGGATAAAGGGAAATATAGTATTTTTTCTATTCACTTAAACAACGATACTAATAATAATGAATATCTGCCTATATCTGAAGAATCTGATGGAACATTAAAGATGATTTCTCTTTATTCAGATATAGAGAAATGTCTAAATAATGGTGGAACTATCTTTATAGATGAACTTGACGTAAAGTTACACCCACTTTTAACTAAATATTTAATTCAAAAATTTCACAATAAAAATAGTAATCCTAATAAGGCACAACTTATTTATACAACCCATGATGTAATTAACCTAAAGAAAGAAAACTTTAGAAGAGATGAGATTTGGTTTGTATAA
- the aroA gene encoding 3-phosphoshikimate 1-carboxyvinyltransferase yields MKVKIYPSKCFGEILIPPSKSIAHRAIICASLADGKSKIENITYSDDILATIAGMKKLGANIVKNKNTLYIEGVKNFSGIKDDIIDCNESGSTLRFLIPIFSLTNKKIEFKGKNRLLHRPLEIYKNIFLRQALFYKQDKKSIKILGRLQPNEYTIPGNISSQFISGLLFALPLLKENSTIKIIPPLESKSYIDLTIDTLKTFGIKINFINELTISIPGGQKYIPTDYKVEGDFSQLAFFAVLGALNNTITCRGLQINSKQGDKEIIKILKKTGIKIEKLKDGYRFFKGIPKGNIINLENCPDLGPILTVFSSYGNGNFKLYNTQRLRYKESDRIVSMEKELRKFGVEISSDKNNIYIKGKTKYNSCGEVFGHKDHRVIMSLAIFATLLDTPLIINGAEFISKSYPNFFEDLKKINIFLKIYNED; encoded by the coding sequence ATGAAAGTCAAAATATATCCATCTAAATGTTTTGGTGAAATATTAATCCCACCATCTAAAAGTATAGCTCATAGAGCTATTATCTGTGCTTCTCTTGCAGATGGAAAAAGTAAAATTGAAAATATCACATACTCAGATGATATTTTAGCAACCATCGCTGGAATGAAAAAATTAGGAGCTAATATTGTTAAAAATAAAAATACTTTATATATTGAAGGAGTTAAAAATTTTTCAGGAATAAAAGATGATATAATAGATTGTAATGAATCTGGTTCAACACTTAGATTCCTCATTCCTATATTTTCATTGACAAATAAAAAGATAGAATTTAAAGGAAAAAATAGACTGCTACATCGTCCTTTAGAAATATATAAAAATATCTTTTTGAGACAAGCTCTCTTTTATAAACAAGATAAAAAAAGCATAAAAATCTTAGGTAGATTACAACCTAATGAATATACCATTCCTGGAAATATTAGCTCTCAATTTATTAGTGGACTTCTTTTTGCTCTTCCACTTTTAAAAGAAAATTCTACAATAAAAATTATTCCACCTCTTGAATCAAAATCATATATTGATTTAACTATTGATACATTAAAAACTTTTGGTATTAAAATTAATTTTATAAATGAATTGACCATTTCAATCCCAGGAGGTCAAAAATATATTCCAACTGATTATAAAGTTGAAGGTGATTTTTCTCAATTAGCCTTTTTTGCAGTTTTAGGAGCTCTTAATAATACAATAACCTGTAGAGGTTTACAAATTAATTCAAAACAAGGTGATAAAGAAATAATAAAGATTTTAAAGAAAACTGGAATTAAAATCGAAAAATTAAAGGATGGATATAGATTCTTTAAAGGTATTCCCAAAGGAAATATTATAAATTTAGAAAATTGCCCTGATCTTGGTCCTATCCTTACTGTTTTCTCTTCTTATGGGAATGGAAATTTTAAACTATATAATACCCAAAGACTAAGATATAAAGAAAGTGATAGAATAGTTTCAATGGAAAAAGAATTAAGAAAATTTGGTGTTGAAATATCCTCAGATAAAAATAATATTTATATCAAAGGAAAAACAAAGTACAATAGCTGTGGTGAAGTTTTTGGTCATAAAGATCACAGAGTTATTATGAGTCTTGCTATATTTGCTACCTTACTTGATACTCCTTTGATTATTAATGGTGCTGAATTTATTTCTAAATCTTATCCTAATTTTTTTGAAGACCTTAAAAAGATCAATATTTTTCTCAAGATTTATAATGAGGATTAA